A DNA window from Paraburkholderia sp. IMGN_8 contains the following coding sequences:
- a CDS encoding LacI family DNA-binding transcriptional regulator gives MVTLSEVAKRARVTAATVSNVLRNREKVRPETAERVLRAIADLGYRPNLNARALAEGRSSTLALMLSNISNPFYPEFVLAAERAARKAGHFLMVCNTDDDAEIGRAYLNQIAGTLADGVLVMNTDIAINELCISAMQNAPILLTMWEHPETPPALPCIAVDFAHAGALAATHLLELGHRDIGMLIGDGCGGLQDARSNGFRAVMREAGIETDAAAVLQIRDSIDAGYAACMQLMANRPRLTAIFATNDLLAIGAAQALITLRRAVPDDVSVIGITDIQLAHQVHPALTTVAIQTAALAELSVDRLIRLIEAPAQQPSMVIAPPPELVVRASTGPRRAGN, from the coding sequence ATGGTCACCTTGTCCGAAGTCGCCAAACGCGCGCGGGTTACCGCTGCGACGGTTTCCAACGTTCTGCGCAATCGCGAAAAGGTCCGCCCGGAAACGGCGGAACGTGTATTGAGAGCGATCGCCGATCTCGGCTACCGGCCGAATCTGAACGCGCGTGCGCTGGCAGAGGGCCGCTCGTCGACTTTGGCGTTGATGTTGTCGAACATCTCGAACCCGTTCTATCCCGAGTTCGTGCTGGCGGCCGAGCGCGCGGCGCGCAAGGCAGGCCACTTCCTGATGGTGTGCAATACGGACGACGATGCGGAGATCGGCCGGGCCTACCTGAACCAGATCGCGGGAACGCTTGCCGACGGCGTCCTCGTCATGAACACGGATATCGCGATCAACGAGCTCTGCATTTCGGCGATGCAGAATGCGCCGATCCTGTTGACGATGTGGGAGCACCCTGAAACACCGCCTGCGCTGCCGTGCATCGCCGTGGACTTCGCGCATGCGGGCGCGCTTGCCGCCACGCATCTGCTCGAACTGGGCCATCGTGACATCGGCATGCTGATCGGCGACGGTTGCGGCGGCTTGCAGGACGCGCGCTCCAACGGCTTTCGCGCGGTGATGCGCGAGGCCGGGATCGAAACCGACGCTGCCGCGGTGCTGCAGATACGCGACTCGATCGACGCCGGCTACGCCGCCTGCATGCAACTGATGGCGAACAGGCCGCGGCTCACCGCGATCTTCGCGACCAACGATCTGCTCGCGATCGGCGCGGCCCAGGCCTTGATCACCCTTCGCCGTGCGGTGCCGGATGACGTGTCGGTCATCGGTATCACGGACATTCAACTGGCGCACCAGGTGCATCCAGCATTGACGACAGTGGCGATCCAGACCGCAGCGCTCGCCGAGCTGTCAGTCGATAGACTCATCCGCCTTATCGAGGCACCAGCGCAGCAGCCGTCGATGGTGATTGCTCCGCCGCCTGAGCTTGTCGTGCGTGCTTCGACGGGCCCGCGGCGCGCAGGAAATTGA